A genomic region of Oryza glaberrima chromosome 1, OglaRS2, whole genome shotgun sequence contains the following coding sequences:
- the LOC127761194 gene encoding mannose-6-phosphate isomerase 1-like isoform X2, producing MAGPTPPPPEEEPSSPSLRLRCAVQHYEWGRRGEASLVARLSDANADDHGPDPARPYAELWIGTHPSAPSSLLADGLLRDWLARHPAALGPAVAARWGGDLPFLFKVLSVAKALSIQAHPDKDLAEVLHALRPATYKDGNHKPEMAIAVTEFRVLCGFAGIQELKDVLRTVPEVEDLVGPEDAAKLLSVKEYHGVNEVKSCLRSAFTKLMTASKEAVSEAITKLIFRLNAESKVRTLTEKENLVLSLEKQYPEDVGVLSAFFFNYIKLSPGEALYIGANEPHAYLSGECIECMATSDNVVRAGLTPKYRDVQTLCSMLTYKQVSYRSETMTISNFDHMPRPRKDAFPRSAEVLRIRRPRTQATSQH from the exons atGGCCGGCCCtactcctcctccgccggaggaggagccctcctccccttccctgcGCCTGCGCTGCGCGGTGCAGCACTACGAGTGGGGCCGACGCGGGGAGGCCTCCCTCGTCGCCCGCCTCTCCGACGCCAACGCCGACGACCACGGCCCCGACCCCGCGCGCCCCTACGCCGAGCTGTGGATAGGCACGCACCCCTCcgcgccctcctccctcctcgccgacggcctCCTCAGGGACTGGCTCGCGCGCCACCCCGCCGCGCTcggccccgccgtcgccgctcgctgGGGAGGCGACCTCCCATTCCTCTTCAAG GTTCTGTCGGTGGCCAAGGCGCTGTCGATCCAGGCGCACCCGGACAAGGACCTCGCCGAGGTGCTGCACGCGCTGCGTCCGGCCACCTACAAGGACGGCAACCACAAGCCCGAGATGGCCATCGCCGTCACCGAGTTCCGCGTCCTCTGCGGCTTTGCCGGTATCCAG GAACTTAAGGACGTTTTAAGAACTGTGCCTGAAGTTGAAGACCTTGTTGGACCTGAAGATGCTGCCAAGCTTTTGTCTGTGAAAGAGTACCATGGTGTCAATGAAGTAAAATCCTGTCTGCGGTCAGCTTTTACTAAGCTAATGACAGCTAGTAAAGAAGCGGTTTCTGAAGCAATTACAAAATTGATTTTTCGCCTGAATGCTGAGAGCAAG GTAAGGACCTTAACCGAGAAAGAAAATCTAGTTTTGTCGCTGGAGAAACAATACCCAGAAGATGTTGGTGTTCTATCAGCATTTTTCTTCAATTATATCAAGCTCAGTCCTGGTGAAGCACTTTACATTGGTGCCAATGAACCACATGCATATCTATCCGGGGAATGCATTGAATGTATGGCCACTTCAGATAATGTTGTTCGTGCTGGTTTGACACCCAAGTACAGAGATGTGCAAACTCTTTGCTCTATGCTAACATACAAACAGGTGAGTTACAGAAGTGAAACCATGACAATTTCTAATTTTGATCACATGCCGAGACCTAGGAAGGATGCTTTCCCAAGGTCTGCAGAAGTTCTGAGAATTCGTCGTCCCAGGACCCAGGCTACAAGCCAGCACTGA
- the LOC127761194 gene encoding mannose-6-phosphate isomerase 1-like isoform X1, which translates to MAGPTPPPPEEEPSSPSLRLRCAVQHYEWGRRGEASLVARLSDANADDHGPDPARPYAELWIGTHPSAPSSLLADGLLRDWLARHPAALGPAVAARWGGDLPFLFKVLSVAKALSIQAHPDKDLAEVLHALRPATYKDGNHKPEMAIAVTEFRVLCGFAGIQELKDVLRTVPEVEDLVGPEDAAKLLSVKEYHGVNEVKSCLRSAFTKLMTASKEAVSEAITKLIFRLNAESKVRTLTEKENLVLSLEKQYPEDVGVLSAFFFNYIKLSPGEALYIGANEPHAYLSGECIECMATSDNVVRAGLTPKYRDVQTLCSMLTYKQVFPEILRGVPVQPYVRRYTPPFDEFEVDCCSLPPGELVVISPVPGPSVYLVMAGEGEIQVDSMPNGEKSKQGDVFFVPAYTEVKFSASGPECMQLYRAGVNSRFFN; encoded by the exons atGGCCGGCCCtactcctcctccgccggaggaggagccctcctccccttccctgcGCCTGCGCTGCGCGGTGCAGCACTACGAGTGGGGCCGACGCGGGGAGGCCTCCCTCGTCGCCCGCCTCTCCGACGCCAACGCCGACGACCACGGCCCCGACCCCGCGCGCCCCTACGCCGAGCTGTGGATAGGCACGCACCCCTCcgcgccctcctccctcctcgccgacggcctCCTCAGGGACTGGCTCGCGCGCCACCCCGCCGCGCTcggccccgccgtcgccgctcgctgGGGAGGCGACCTCCCATTCCTCTTCAAG GTTCTGTCGGTGGCCAAGGCGCTGTCGATCCAGGCGCACCCGGACAAGGACCTCGCCGAGGTGCTGCACGCGCTGCGTCCGGCCACCTACAAGGACGGCAACCACAAGCCCGAGATGGCCATCGCCGTCACCGAGTTCCGCGTCCTCTGCGGCTTTGCCGGTATCCAG GAACTTAAGGACGTTTTAAGAACTGTGCCTGAAGTTGAAGACCTTGTTGGACCTGAAGATGCTGCCAAGCTTTTGTCTGTGAAAGAGTACCATGGTGTCAATGAAGTAAAATCCTGTCTGCGGTCAGCTTTTACTAAGCTAATGACAGCTAGTAAAGAAGCGGTTTCTGAAGCAATTACAAAATTGATTTTTCGCCTGAATGCTGAGAGCAAG GTAAGGACCTTAACCGAGAAAGAAAATCTAGTTTTGTCGCTGGAGAAACAATACCCAGAAGATGTTGGTGTTCTATCAGCATTTTTCTTCAATTATATCAAGCTCAGTCCTGGTGAAGCACTTTACATTGGTGCCAATGAACCACATGCATATCTATCCGGGGAATGCATTGAATGTATGGCCACTTCAGATAATGTTGTTCGTGCTGGTTTGACACCCAAGTACAGAGATGTGCAAACTCTTTGCTCTATGCTAACATACAAACAG GTCTTTCCAGAAATCTTGCGGGGGGTTCCTGTACAGCCGTATGTAAGAAGGTACACCCCTCCGTTTGATGAGTTCGAAGTTGACTGCTGCTCACTACCACCAGGCGAACTGGTTGTGATATCCCCAGTGCCAGGTCCATCCGTCTACCTAGTGATGGCCGGGGAAGGCGAGATCCAGGTAGATTCCATGCCAAATGGTGAAAAGTCTAAACAAGGTGATGTTTTCTTCGTGCCAGCATACACCGAGGTTAAGTTCTCTGCCTCTGGTCCTGAGTGCATGCAGCTGTACAGGGCTGGGGTCAATAGCAGATTCTTCAATTAA
- the LOC127754117 gene encoding transcription factor MYB62-like, whose protein sequence is MSQRRVAGPMGVMSKQQQEAMAEEMMELRRGPWTLEEDNLLMNYIACHGEGRWNLLARCSGLKRTGKSCRLRWLNYLKPDIKRGNLTPEEQLLILELHSKWGNRWSRIAQHLPGRTDNEIKNYWRTRVQKQARQLKVDANSTVFRDAVRCYWMPRLLEKMAGAATDPTPPPPPPLHHHAAMATASSSPFDFDTHLQQAEAATACVVPNNVYHHHIDPSPSTSTSAGSTAAAAAFQPLPCFSELRWDQQMQSSGELDDGAAGVFVDSASALGSLSLDGLDLGPAEYYSDSTLLDYLNSSCTGSAMMTMMTASGNAGSYNYCGGAMDGGDTWRSDEVCQAAARKLGEWGGGI, encoded by the exons ATGTCGCAGAGGAGAGTTGCAGGGCCCATGGGAGTGAtgagcaagcagcagcaggaggccaTGGCAGAGGAGATGATGGAGCTGAGGCGAGGACCATGGACCCTCGAGGAAGACAACCTCCTCATGAACTACATTGCCTGCCATGGCGAAGGCCGCTGGAATCTCCTCGCCCGCTGCTCCG GGTTGAAGAGGACGGGCAAGAGCTGCAGGCTAAGATGGCTCAACTACCTCAAGCCTGACATAAAGCGCGGGAATCTGACGCCGGAGGAGCAGCTGCTCATTCTTGAGCTCCATTCCAAGTGGGGAAACAG GTGGTCGAGGATAGCGCAGCATCTGCCGGGGAGGACggacaacgagatcaagaactacTGGAGGACGAGGGTGCAGAAGCAGGCCAGGCAGCTCAAGGTCGACGCCAACAGCACCGTCTTCCGCGACGCCGTCCGCTGCTATTGGATGCCTCGCCTCCTCGAGAAGATGGCCGGAGCAGCCACCGaccccactccgccgccgccaccgccactccaccaccacgccgccatggccaccgcctcctcctcgccgttcGACTTCGACACCCACCTGCAgcaagcagaagcagcaacGGCGTGCGTCGTCCCGAACAACGTGTACCACCACCACATCGACCCGAGCCCGAGCACGTCGACGTCGGCCggctcgacggcggccgcggcggcgttccAGCCGCTGCCCTGCTTCTCCGAGCTGAGATGGGACCAGCAGATGCAGTcctccggcgagctcgacgacggcgccgccggcgtgtTCGTCGACTCGGCGTCGGCGCTGGGAAGCCTCAGCCTCGACGGGCTGGACCTTGGTCCGGCCGAGTACTACTCCGACTCGACGCTCCTCGACTACCTCAACTCCAGCTGCACCGGCAGCGccatgatgacgatgatgaccgCCTCCGGCAACGCCGGCAGCTACAACTactgcggcggcgccatggacgGCGGCGACACGTGGAGGTCCGACGAGGTGTGCCAAGCGGCGGCGAGAAAGCTCGGCGAGTGGGGAGGAggaatctag
- the LOC127755351 gene encoding endonuclease 2 isoform X1 produces the protein MQQSIMSTLPLLLLLLFSSLFPAPSHAWGVHGHLIVCQIAQGRLSDAAAAAVRGLLPSYAGGNLSSLCSWADGVKLRYPWSAPLHYIDTPDHLCSYTYDRDCKDEDSFRGRCVAGAINNYTSQLLTYDATSPSTQYNLTQALLFLAHFVGDIHQPLHVGFTSDKGGNTIDVRWSTRKTVLHHVWDDNIIETAENDYYGEGVAEFVDALMQNITGEWSQRVPGWEECSKNQTTCPDTYASESIAAACDWAYKDVTEDSVLEDAYFGSRLPVVNLRLAQGGVRLAATLNRIFS, from the exons atgcAGCAGTCGATCATGTCGACGCTGCcccttctgctgctgcttctcttcTCCTCGCTCTTCCCTGCTCCCTCGCACGCCTGGGGAGTCCATGGCCATCTCATCGTCTGCCAGATCGCGCAG GGCCGGCTGagcgacgcggccgccgcggcggtgaggGGCCTGCTGCCGTCGTACGCCGGGGGCAACCTGAGCAGCCTCTGCTCCTGGGCCGACGGCGTCAAGCTCAGGTACCCCTGGTCGGCGCCGCTCCACTACATCGACACCCCGGACCACCTCTGCAGCTACACCTACGACA GAGACTGCAAGGACGAGGATAGCTTCAGGGGTAGgtgcgtcgccggcgccatcaACAACTACACCTCCCAGCTCCTCACCTATGATGCAACATCCCCTTCTACTCAAT ATAACCTGACACAAGCACTTCTGTTCCTTGCACACTTTGTGGGGGACATCCACCAG CCGCTTCATGTGGGGTTTACCTCCGATAAAGGAGGAAACACCATTGATGTGCGCTGGTCTACAAGGAAGACTGTTCTCCACCAT GTTTGGGATGACAACATCATCGAAACGGCAGAAAACGACTACTATGGGGAAGGCGTGGCTGAATTTGTCGATGCACTGATGCAGAATATAACG GGAGAATGGTCACAACGAGTGCCAGGATGGGAAGAATGCAGCAAGAACCAGACCACATGCCCAGACAC GTATGCATCTGAGAGCATCGCTGCAGCATGCGACTGGGCGTACAAGGACGTGACAGAAGATTCAGTCCTGGAAG ATGCATATTTCGGGAGCAGATTGCCGGTTGTGAATCTCAGGCTAGCGCAAGGCGGCGTCAGATTAGCTGCCACTCTGAACAGAATATTCAGTTAA
- the LOC127755351 gene encoding endonuclease 2 isoform X2, translated as MQQSIMSTLPLLLLLLFSSLFPAPSHAWGVHGHLIVCQIAQGRLSDAAAAAVRGLLPSYAGGNLSSLCSWADGVKLRYPWSAPLHYIDTPDHLCSYTYDRDCKDEDSFRGRCVAGAINNYTSQLLTYDATSPSTQYNLTQALLFLAHFVGDIHQVWDDNIIETAENDYYGEGVAEFVDALMQNITGEWSQRVPGWEECSKNQTTCPDTYASESIAAACDWAYKDVTEDSVLEDAYFGSRLPVVNLRLAQGGVRLAATLNRIFS; from the exons atgcAGCAGTCGATCATGTCGACGCTGCcccttctgctgctgcttctcttcTCCTCGCTCTTCCCTGCTCCCTCGCACGCCTGGGGAGTCCATGGCCATCTCATCGTCTGCCAGATCGCGCAG GGCCGGCTGagcgacgcggccgccgcggcggtgaggGGCCTGCTGCCGTCGTACGCCGGGGGCAACCTGAGCAGCCTCTGCTCCTGGGCCGACGGCGTCAAGCTCAGGTACCCCTGGTCGGCGCCGCTCCACTACATCGACACCCCGGACCACCTCTGCAGCTACACCTACGACA GAGACTGCAAGGACGAGGATAGCTTCAGGGGTAGgtgcgtcgccggcgccatcaACAACTACACCTCCCAGCTCCTCACCTATGATGCAACATCCCCTTCTACTCAAT ATAACCTGACACAAGCACTTCTGTTCCTTGCACACTTTGTGGGGGACATCCACCAG GTTTGGGATGACAACATCATCGAAACGGCAGAAAACGACTACTATGGGGAAGGCGTGGCTGAATTTGTCGATGCACTGATGCAGAATATAACG GGAGAATGGTCACAACGAGTGCCAGGATGGGAAGAATGCAGCAAGAACCAGACCACATGCCCAGACAC GTATGCATCTGAGAGCATCGCTGCAGCATGCGACTGGGCGTACAAGGACGTGACAGAAGATTCAGTCCTGGAAG ATGCATATTTCGGGAGCAGATTGCCGGTTGTGAATCTCAGGCTAGCGCAAGGCGGCGTCAGATTAGCTGCCACTCTGAACAGAATATTCAGTTAA
- the LOC127772701 gene encoding endonuclease 2-like, giving the protein MALAAPLLRLRLLPLAAFVAVVSITAAPRRAEAWGKQGHIIVCKIAEKYLSEKAAAAVEELLPESAGGELSTVCPWADEVRFHYYWSRPLHYANTPQVCNFKYSRDCHNSRHQQGMCVVGAINNYTDQLYSYGDSKSSYNLTESLMFLAHFVGDVHQPLHVGFEEDEGGNTIKVHWYRRKENLHHVWDNSIIETAMKDFYNRSLDTMVEALKMNLTDGWSEDISHWENCGNKKETCANDYAIESIHLSCNYAYKDVEQDITLGDDYFYSRYPIVEKRLAQAGIRLALILNWIFGEDKPDGNVIPLQVQ; this is encoded by the exons ATGGCACTCGCAGCGCCTCTGCTCCGCCTCCGGCTGCTGCCTCtcgccgccttcgtcgccgtcgtctccatcACCGCGGCGCCTCGGCGTGCGGAGGCGTGGGGCAAGCAGGGCCACATCATCGTCTGCAAGATCGCCGAG AAGTACCTgtcggagaaggcggcggcggcggtggaggagctgcTGCCGGAGTCGGCCGGCGGGGAGCTGTCGACGGTGTGCCCGTGGGCCGACGAGGTGCGATTCCACTACTACTGGTCTCGTCCTCTCCACTACGCCAACACCCCCCAAGTCTGCAACTTCAAGTACTCAC GGGACTGCCATAATTCTCGTCACCAGCAAGGGATGTGCGTCGTCGGGGCTATCAACAACTACACCGATCAGCTCTACAGCTATGGCGATTCAAAGAGTTCAT ACAACCTGACGGAGAGCCTGATGTTCCTGGCCCACTTCGTCGGCGACGTGCACCAGCCGCTGCACGTCGGCTtcgaggaagacgaagggggCAACACCATCAAAGTGCACTGGTACCGGAGGAAGGAAAACCTTCACCAT GTGTGGGACAACAGCATCATAGAGACGGCCATGAAGGACTTCTATAACAGAAGCTTGGATACCATGGTGGAGGCTCTCAAGATGAACCTCACA GATGGATGGTCTGAAGATATCAGTCACTGGGAAAATTGTGGCAACAAAAAGGAAACCTGTGCAAATGA CTATGCAATTGAGAGCATACATCTGTCCTGCAATTATGCCTACAAAGATGTTGAGCAAGACATTACTCTAGGAG ATGACTATTTCTACTCTCGGTACCCAATCGTGGAGAAGAGGCTAGCACAGGCCGGCATCAGATTGGCGTTGATACTGAACTGGATATTTGGTGAGGATAAACCAGATGGTAATGTCATACCATTACAAGTTCAGTAA
- the LOC127772713 gene encoding protein MAO HUZI 4, chloroplastic has translation MAALLLLSSAARVGVAAPLALRQQRPVVLPGGQLRTGSGAGAASAWAARPLRPELAAVSRPAVPARGRAPLFRPRAWMASSQIASSAFTWGTIAVLPFYTLMVVAPNADVTKRAVDSSAPYVALGILYAYLLYLSWTPDTLRAMFASKYWLPELTGIVRMFASEMTVASAWIHLLAVDLFAARQVYHDGIKNNIETRHSVSLCLLFCPIGIATHVLTKVLAGSIGRSH, from the exons ATggcggctctcctcctcctctcctccgccgctcgG GTTGGCGTGGCTGCGCCACTGGCGCTGAGGCAGCAGCGCCCGGTGGTGCTGCCCGGTGGCCAGCTCCGCACGGgaagcggcgccggcgcagcgtcggcgtgggcggcgcgCCCTCTccggccggagctcgccgcggtCTCCCgccccgccgtccccgcccgCGGCAGGGCGCCTCTGTTCCGGCCTCGCGCAT GGATGGCGTCGTCTCAGATTGCCAGCTCCGCCTTCACCTGGGGCACCATCGCCGTCCTCCCTTTCTACACTCTCATGGTCGTCGCCCCCAACGCCGACGTC ACCAAGCGTGCCGTGGATAGCAGCGCGCCGTACGTCGCCCTCGGCATCCTCTACGCCTACCTGCTCTACCTATCCTGGACTCCCGACACCCTACGCGCCATGTTCGCCAGCAAGTACTGGCTCCCCGAG TTGACGGGGATCGTCAGGATGTTCGCCAGCGAGATGACCGTCGCCTCCGCCTGGATCCACCTCCTAGCCGTCGACCTCTTCGCCGCAAG GCAGGTGTACCATGACGGCATCAAGAACAACATAGAGACCAGGCATTCGGTTTCTCTGTGCCTGCTCTTCTGCCCAATTGGGATCGCGACTCACGTTCTGACTAAGGTACTGGCGGGTTCAATTGGTCGCTCACATTGA